The proteins below come from a single Dendropsophus ebraccatus isolate aDenEbr1 chromosome 15, aDenEbr1.pat, whole genome shotgun sequence genomic window:
- the CFAP36 gene encoding cilia- and flagella-associated protein 36 isoform X2, with translation MDLNLKGRKVFDDEEENKLSYTEIHNEYKELVEKLIEGHLTEMGISEEQFQQACSSPLAHSPDIKSMLQAVVAVEDFIVFKEMMLQKNIELQLQAIQIIQQKNGDLPECLKNGADFISDLEQQEIKMISEALRISREEYEQEELRRKKRNGANVDKKNLPTTSTHDRMKTPDTEQVKPLQTIKQSLKVEELTYNPPPVRFKELSSTEAAEAWMEQARKEAGIQGTLTSLSQTEKEQLRERAEYLKQKRAELMARKGDSKNGTQNTEGHKEKAPCSYQEQKTMTEEQLKNLQKRKQLAEKLKEEVINK, from the exons ATGGACCTGAATCTGAAAGGAAGAAAAG TGTTTGATGATGAAGAAGAGAATAAGTTGTCATACACCGAGATTCACAATGAATACAAGGAACTG GTGGAAAAGCTGATAGAAGGACATCTGACTGAAATGGGGATTAGTGAGGAGCAGTTTCAACAAGCGTGTTCATCTCCTCTTGCCCATTCTCCGGATATTAAG AGTATGTTGCAGGCTGTGGTAGCTGTAGAAGATTTTATTGTCTTTAAAGAAATGATGCTGCAGAAGAATATTGAGCTTCAGTTACAAGCCATTCAGATAATACAGCAAAAGAATG GTGACCTTCCAGAATGCTTAAAGAACGGGGCAGATTTTATTTCAGACCTTGAACAACAGGAGATAAAAATGATCTCGGAAGCTTTAAG GATATCAAGGGAAGAATATGAACAGGAGGAGTTACGGAGAAAG AAAAGAAATGGAGCCAATGTAGATAAAAAGAATCTCCCCACAACATCCACACATGACAGAATGAAAACTCCAGACACAG AACAAGTTAAACCTCTTCAGACCATAAAGCAGTCCTTGAAAGTGGAAGAACTTACGTAcaacccacctcctgtcagatttAAAGAGCTTAGTAGCACCGAAGCAGCAGAGGCCTGGATGGAACAAGCCAGGAAAGAAGCTGGCATACAGGGCACTTTAACT AGCTTAAGTCAGACAGAGAAGGAACAGCTCCGCGAACGGGCAGAGTATCTGAAACAAAAAAGAGCAGAACTTATGGCGCGGAAAGGAGATTCTAAGAATGGAACACAAAATACTGAAGGGCACAAAGAAAAGGCCCCCTGCTCTTACCAG gagcaaAAGACGATGACTGAAGAACAATTGAAGAACTTACAGAAAAGAAAGCAACTTGCAGAAAAACTTAAAGAAGAAGTAATCAATAAGTGA
- the CFAP36 gene encoding cilia- and flagella-associated protein 36 isoform X1 produces the protein MAEDLEWVLDSVLAFLSCPAWTAPVSGFIENKCSVFDDEEENKLSYTEIHNEYKELVEKLIEGHLTEMGISEEQFQQACSSPLAHSPDIKSMLQAVVAVEDFIVFKEMMLQKNIELQLQAIQIIQQKNGDLPECLKNGADFISDLEQQEIKMISEALRISREEYEQEELRRKKRNGANVDKKNLPTTSTHDRMKTPDTEQVKPLQTIKQSLKVEELTYNPPPVRFKELSSTEAAEAWMEQARKEAGIQGTLTSLSQTEKEQLRERAEYLKQKRAELMARKGDSKNGTQNTEGHKEKAPCSYQEQKTMTEEQLKNLQKRKQLAEKLKEEVINK, from the exons ATGGCCGAGGACCTGGAGTGGGTGCTGGACAGTGTGCTGGCCTTCCTCAGCTGTCCCGCCTGGACGGCGCCCGTCAGCGGCTTCATAGAGAACAAATGCTCAG TGTTTGATGATGAAGAAGAGAATAAGTTGTCATACACCGAGATTCACAATGAATACAAGGAACTG GTGGAAAAGCTGATAGAAGGACATCTGACTGAAATGGGGATTAGTGAGGAGCAGTTTCAACAAGCGTGTTCATCTCCTCTTGCCCATTCTCCGGATATTAAG AGTATGTTGCAGGCTGTGGTAGCTGTAGAAGATTTTATTGTCTTTAAAGAAATGATGCTGCAGAAGAATATTGAGCTTCAGTTACAAGCCATTCAGATAATACAGCAAAAGAATG GTGACCTTCCAGAATGCTTAAAGAACGGGGCAGATTTTATTTCAGACCTTGAACAACAGGAGATAAAAATGATCTCGGAAGCTTTAAG GATATCAAGGGAAGAATATGAACAGGAGGAGTTACGGAGAAAG AAAAGAAATGGAGCCAATGTAGATAAAAAGAATCTCCCCACAACATCCACACATGACAGAATGAAAACTCCAGACACAG AACAAGTTAAACCTCTTCAGACCATAAAGCAGTCCTTGAAAGTGGAAGAACTTACGTAcaacccacctcctgtcagatttAAAGAGCTTAGTAGCACCGAAGCAGCAGAGGCCTGGATGGAACAAGCCAGGAAAGAAGCTGGCATACAGGGCACTTTAACT AGCTTAAGTCAGACAGAGAAGGAACAGCTCCGCGAACGGGCAGAGTATCTGAAACAAAAAAGAGCAGAACTTATGGCGCGGAAAGGAGATTCTAAGAATGGAACACAAAATACTGAAGGGCACAAAGAAAAGGCCCCCTGCTCTTACCAG gagcaaAAGACGATGACTGAAGAACAATTGAAGAACTTACAGAAAAGAAAGCAACTTGCAGAAAAACTTAAAGAAGAAGTAATCAATAAGTGA